In Silene latifolia isolate original U9 population chromosome X, ASM4854445v1, whole genome shotgun sequence, the following proteins share a genomic window:
- the LOC141616999 gene encoding uncharacterized protein LOC141616999, whose amino-acid sequence MASYNPKTYDGKPDPVEFEKWVRGLDKLFDAIHCPEIWRVEFAIYYLEGQADLWWETVKNRREEPGFGWIQFKELLRSKFYPPSLRRQKEEEFNDLEQGSISVTLYASKFMELSRFASHMVATEELRMNRFERGLNWNLRDRLSTHTCLNYQEMYDKATNAERIMKERNDTPSGGKRKFERNSVTGGNSYKQPNLGFGTNPSNQSHERNQTFPCARCGRTNHLTSQCRFVSLRCFMCGSPNHVKYNCPMNRTTVPGNTPRPNSTPSTSTPKVMASQRKTQGPTRGRVFVMNSQEMETSENVVTGNIFLNSNPVNVLFDTGASNSFISRSLSEKLNLTPQSRKLTFSVELPTGENISCPIWYKDCVLTIETNCFLADLVEFDLKDFDIVLGMNWLSKNHVMVNCHEKSLTITKPNGNEILFQNHKSNKNNNRIISFLKTLKLLRQGCKGYLCDVCSTLEAEPNLTSIPVVKEFSDVFPERNPRNAAI is encoded by the coding sequence ATGGCAAGTTATAACCCAAAGACTTACGATGGAAAACCAGACCCTGTAGAATTTGAGAAATGGGTAAGGGGATTGGACAAACTTTTCGATGCCATACATTGCCCTGAGATATGGAGAGTAGAATTTGCTATTTATTATTTGGAAGGACAAGCTGATTTATGGTGGGAAACTGTTAAGAATAGAAGAGAGGAACCGGGATTTGGATGGATTCAGTTTAAGGAACTTCTGAGATCAAAATTTTATCCTCCTTCACTTAGGAGACAAAAAGAGGAAGAGTTTAACGACTTGGAACAAGGATCAATATCTGTTACTTTGTATGCCTCAAAATTTATGGAATTATCTCGATTTGCCTCGCACATGGTGGCTACAGAAGAATTAAGGATGAATCGTTTCGAAAGAGGGCTGAATTGGAATCTCCGAGACAGATTATCTACACATACCTGTCTAAATTATCAAGAGATGTATGATAAAGCCACTAATGCAGAGAGGATAATGAAAGAGAGAAATGATACACCATCTGGAGGTAAAAGGAAGTTTGAAAGAAACAGTGTTACCGGGGGAAATTCTTATAAACAGCCAAACTTAGGATTCGGAACAAACCCTTCTAACCAATCACATGAAAGGAACCAAACATTTCCATGCGCAAGGTGTGGCCGTACTAATCATCTTACATCTCAATGTAGATTTGTTAGCCTGCGATGCTTTATGTGTGGAAGCCCAAACCATGTTAAGTATAATTGTCCAATGAATCGGACAACTGTGCCAGGAAATACCCCTAGGCCTAACTCCACTCCGTCTACATCAACCCCAAAAGTAATGGCATCTCAGCGTAAAACACAAGGACCAACTCGGGGACGTGTGTTTGTGATGAACTCCCAGGAAATGGAGACTTCAGAAAATGTGGTTACGGGTAACATTTTTCTTAACTCTAATCCTGTTAATGTCTTATTTGATACCGGAGCATCTAATTCATTTATATCTCGATCCTTAAGTGAAAAGTTGAATTTGACCCCACAGAGTCGGAAATTAACATTTTCAGTTGAATTACCTACCGGGGAGAATATATCATGCCCTATTTGGTATAAAGATTGTGTTTTGACCATAGAAACAAACTGTTTCCTAGCCGATCTGGTCGAGTTCGATTTAAAAGATTTTGACATAGTATTAGGAATGAATTGGCTTAGTAAGAATCATGTGATGGTAAATTGTCATGAGAAATCATTAACTATTACAAAACCTAATGGGAATGAGATACTATTTCAGAACCACAAAtccaacaagaacaacaatagGATTATATCCTTTTTAAAAACCCTTAAGTTATTACGCCAAGGATGTAAGGGTTATTTATGCGATGTGTGTAGCACTTTAGAGGCAGAACCAAATTTGACCAGTATTCCCGTAGTTAAGGAATTTTCGGATGTTTTTCCTGAAAGAAATCCCAGGAATGCCGCCATATAG